The Hydrogenimonas thermophila genomic interval TATCGCTTACAATGCTGCTGTTATCTGGCTTTGCTTCAAAAAGTTTGACAATCTCTCTAGCTCTTTCAATCTCCTCAACTTCAGGTTGAAAAATGGAGTTTGCTATGTTAACTTGTGTCGGAGAGATGCACCCTTTTGCGTGAAACCCCATACTCTTTTCATACCTGCACCACTCTTTAAATGAGTCGTTATCGTTATGATCTTGAAAAACAAATGAAACAGGCAATACATTAGAAGCTAAAGAGTTAGTCAAAAAATGGGCAAGAATATAATCTATTGTAGGATTTGAACGCTCTATTATTCTATGTGGCAATCCCATATCTGCAAGAAGGTCTAATATACCAAGATAGTATGCTTCAACTCTGCTCTCAACACGCAAACTAGATAGATTTTGCCAAGCCTCTTTTGTCTCTATGGAGAGATGAACTTTTATTTTTGGATCTATTAAAGTTAAAGCCTTTTCAACATCTTTTTTAGATCTAATCTTTGGAACACGAATAGCATCAGGACGAAACTGATTTAAAAAATCTATCTCTCTATCACCGCCCTCATCTAAAGAATTTATACGAACAACTGTTAATGAATTAATTCTCTTTAGATGAGAAAGAAAAAGAGCAGCCAAACGTAATGCCATAGGTTTTTGTGCCGGTGCTACTCCATCTTCCAAATTCAGTATTACAACATCTGCTTCAAGTTCATCAAGCTTATTTAAATGCTTTAATTTATGTGCTGAAAGCATTAGTGCTGTTCTTATGAAAGTTGGTTGAAATCTTACAGGTTGTTCACCTTTACAAAGTTTTTCTACTGCTTTTATATCACTCTTTTTTATCAACTCTTGTAACTCATCAAGCTCTTTAAAAACCATCTAATCACCTTTGTTTGATAGAAAATAGGCTAACGCTTCTATTTCTGAGTCAGTCAAAAAGTACGTTGGCATCACTTTATGACGCTTAAATAGACTCTTTTTAAGATCTTTTATACTTTTATTCCTAATATTTGGTCCACGTAATGACTTTGTTTTGCCATCTTCTTTATATTTTGCAATCAAAGCACCACTACCATCTTTCCCATGACAATGAACACATCCTATTCCTCGAGGATTGTTGTATAACATCTGTCCATACTCATATTGTGTAATAAATGAATCTTCAGATTTTAGTACAAGAAAGGTTATAAATAGAAAAAACAGATTTTTCAATTTTTAATTCTCCATTCTCAATTAAAAATTAATGAACTTTTAGATACTATTTTACCCGATACTATCATAATTCAAGGTTACACAATGCAGATAATCGACGGCAAAAAACTAGCCAAAGAGATCCGCGAGCAAATTGCGAAAGAGGTTGAAGAGTTAAAGCAAACTAAAAATATTACACCGGGACTTGCAGTAGTTTTGGTAGGTGATGATCCGGCAAGCCACGCATATGTAAAGATGAAAGCCAAGGCTTGTAAAGAGGCAGGCATATACTCCATTACACACGAAATGCCATCATCTATAAGTCAAGACGAGATTGAAAAAACAATACTAATGATGAACCAAAATCCAAATATAGACGGAATTTTGGTACAGTTACCACTGCCTTCACACATTGATACAACAAAGATTTTAGAGCTTATTGATCCAAAAAAAGATGTTGACGGCTTTCATGCCTATAACTTCGGTCGATTAATGACAGGACTTGACGGTTTTGTACCTTGTACTCCATTAGGTGTTATGGAGATGTTAAAAACGTACAACATTGATCCAAAAGGTAAAGATGCCTGTATAGTTGGGGCTAGTAACATAGTTGGCAAACCAATGGCTGCACTGTTGCTTAATGCATTTGCTACAGTTGACATATGTCATATCTATACAAAAGATCTTGCAGAGCACACAAAACGTGCAGATATTTTAGTAGTTGGTGTAGGTAAAGCTGGATTAATCACTGAAGATATGGTAAAAGATGGAGCAATAGTGATTGACATTGGTATTAACCGTTTAGAAGATGGCTCTTTGGTTGGAGATGTAGATTATGAAGCTGTAGCTCCAAAGTGTAGCTACATAACACCAGTACCAGGCGGAGTTGGACCAATGACAATTGCAATGCTTCTTAAAAATACGCTAAAAGCAGCAAAAGAGAGAGCATGAGTCCAATAGAACAAAATCCTATGCCAACACCAGATAGCAGTGACTTAGATATTAGCTCATCTAAACACTCATCAGATAATCTGTTTATGAAACTATACCATTTTTCCAATACCTGGACAGGTACACTTATAATTGTTTTAATGGTTATCTTTTTCGTTGCACAAGCATTTGTAATTCCTAGTGGGTCAATGAAAAATACTCTACTTGTTGGTGACTATCTGTTTGTAAAAAAATATGTCTATGGAGTACCTGTACCACACATCCCTTGGCTTGAAATTCCAGTATGGTTTGACAGTGACGGTGATGGTCATATTATTAAAGGGGAAGGTCCTAAACGGGGTGATATTGTAATATTTAGATATCCTCGTAATGAAAAGATTCACTATGTCAAAAGATGCGTAGCTGTAGAGGGTGATATACTATTTGTACACAATAAAGAACTTTACCTTCATCCACATGAAGGCAATGAATATGTTATAGCCCACTATCCAAATGCTGAAACTGTGAAAATAGACGGTATGATTTTTGTAAAAAACCCTTACCGAAAAGAGTTTCCAGGAATTCACAATGATCCAAATGTAATTCCCGACGGATATCAGCCTATGGAAATATTTGAGTTTGGTCCTATAAAAGTTGAAAAAGATCATTGGTTTATGATGGGTGACAACCGTGATCACTCAAATGACAGCAGATTTTGGGGAAGTGTACCATACCGACTTATCGTTGGAAAACCTTGGTTTATCTATTTTAGTTGGGATAAAGATCATATAATCAGATGGGATCGTGTAGGTAGAAATGTAGAAACATTACAGAAAGAATTTCCACGTTATGTTGAGTGAGCTTGATATCATAAAAATATTGGCAACTATTGTATCATTAATGATTGCCATCATAGGGCATGAAATAATGCATGGATATGTTGCCTATAAATATGGTGACTCAACAGCAAAGGATGCTGGAAGACTAAGCATAAATCCAATAGTTCACGTAGACCCTATAGGAACTATTTTAGTTCCTGCAGTACTTTATATAAGCGGAGCTCCATTTCTATTTGGTTGGGCAAAACCTGTTCCTGTAAATATTCAAACTGTTATTTATAATGGTGGATATAAAGCTGGAATAGCAGTAGCGTTAGCAGGTGTTACCTACAACTTCATTCTTGCAATAGCTGCCTCTATTTTATTAGGATTTTTAGAAACACAACAACATTCGCTTGGCAGTGCACTTCTTGCAATATTTTTAATGTATTCAGTAATTTATAATATTGTACTTGGTGTTTTTAATTTATGGCCTTTCCCACCATTAGATGGCTCAAATGCTTTGCGATTTTTGGCAATGCAGTTTCGGTGGCAGCCAGTGGTTAATGTACTTAATAAAATTGAGCCTGTTGGAATGATTTTACTTATTATAATTATTGCCACACCGCTTAGTCAATGGTTTTTTATGCCGGCTCGCTGGCTTATTAATATTCTCTTATAAAAAATTACATTGAGAAGGAGGAAGAGATGAAATTTTATGTTGGAAGCGATCATGCAGGGTTTGCAGTAAAAGCACTAGTGTGCAACTATTTATCTTCAAAAGGTCATGAAGTTATTGATTTGGGACCAGATAGTGCTGATCGGGTAGATTACCCTGATTATGCTAAAAAAGTTGCTGATGCTGTTGTTGGCAATGAAGGAAGTTTTGGTATTTTAATTTGTGGAACTGGAATTGGAATGAGTATAGCAGCAAATAAAGTTGATGGTATTAGAGCAGCTCATTGTAATGATTATTACACAGCACAAATGGCAAGAGCACACAATAATGCGAATATCCTCTGCTTTGGAGAGAGAGTCTCTGGACCAGGAGTTATTGAGTCAATGCTTGACGCTTTTATAAATACTGAGTTTGAAGGTGGTCGTCACGAAAATCGTGTAGAAAAAATTATGTCATTAGAAGAGAGGCAAAATGCGTAAAAAAAAAGCAAGTCTCTTTGCTTTTTTAGTGTATTATGAGTTTTTAGAATGCATACTTGCATATAAAAACTCTGTGTACCGATTTAAAAAAGGAATTCTAAATGCTTTTTGACTGGAGTATCATCACACTAATTTCAATGCTCGCAATATTTCTGTTTGTCAAAATGTTCTACTTTAAAAACTTGACCATCAAAGAGCAAAAGAGCAATGATGTGATGAAAATGACACTCAAAGAGGCTGAACTTCTAATACGTAAATATCAGATACAATTGCAACGAGCAATAGGAAACATAGATGTTTTAAATGAGCAGATGATTAAACTGCGACATGAAATTAAAGCAGTAAAACAGCGTAACAGTCAATATCGTATTGAGAATGAAAAACTTCGTTCTAGAATAAAAGAGTTAGAATCACGCATTGAAGCACTTATATAAGGTAATGGCAATGAAAACATTAACAAACGATCAAAAAAAGTTCTTACTAGATTCAATAAGAGATATTCCAGATTTTCC includes:
- a CDS encoding HpcH/HpaI aldolase/citrate lyase family protein, with product MVFKELDELQELIKKSDIKAVEKLCKGEQPVRFQPTFIRTALMLSAHKLKHLNKLDELEADVVILNLEDGVAPAQKPMALRLAALFLSHLKRINSLTVVRINSLDEGGDREIDFLNQFRPDAIRVPKIRSKKDVEKALTLIDPKIKVHLSIETKEAWQNLSSLRVESRVEAYYLGILDLLADMGLPHRIIERSNPTIDYILAHFLTNSLASNVLPVSFVFQDHNDNDSFKEWCRYEKSMGFHAKGCISPTQVNIANSIFQPEVEEIERAREIVKLFEAKPDNSSIVSDIYGFVDEPIYKGAKRLLESID
- a CDS encoding site-2 protease family protein; translated protein: MLSELDIIKILATIVSLMIAIIGHEIMHGYVAYKYGDSTAKDAGRLSINPIVHVDPIGTILVPAVLYISGAPFLFGWAKPVPVNIQTVIYNGGYKAGIAVALAGVTYNFILAIAASILLGFLETQQHSLGSALLAIFLMYSVIYNIVLGVFNLWPFPPLDGSNALRFLAMQFRWQPVVNVLNKIEPVGMILLIIIIATPLSQWFFMPARWLINILL
- a CDS encoding c-type cytochrome; the protein is MKNLFFLFITFLVLKSEDSFITQYEYGQMLYNNPRGIGCVHCHGKDGSGALIAKYKEDGKTKSLRGPNIRNKSIKDLKKSLFKRHKVMPTYFLTDSEIEALAYFLSNKGD
- the rpiB gene encoding ribose 5-phosphate isomerase B, giving the protein MKFYVGSDHAGFAVKALVCNYLSSKGHEVIDLGPDSADRVDYPDYAKKVADAVVGNEGSFGILICGTGIGMSIAANKVDGIRAAHCNDYYTAQMARAHNNANILCFGERVSGPGVIESMLDAFINTEFEGGRHENRVEKIMSLEERQNA
- the lepB gene encoding signal peptidase I, yielding MPTPDSSDLDISSSKHSSDNLFMKLYHFSNTWTGTLIIVLMVIFFVAQAFVIPSGSMKNTLLVGDYLFVKKYVYGVPVPHIPWLEIPVWFDSDGDGHIIKGEGPKRGDIVIFRYPRNEKIHYVKRCVAVEGDILFVHNKELYLHPHEGNEYVIAHYPNAETVKIDGMIFVKNPYRKEFPGIHNDPNVIPDGYQPMEIFEFGPIKVEKDHWFMMGDNRDHSNDSRFWGSVPYRLIVGKPWFIYFSWDKDHIIRWDRVGRNVETLQKEFPRYVE
- the folD gene encoding bifunctional methylenetetrahydrofolate dehydrogenase/methenyltetrahydrofolate cyclohydrolase FolD, coding for MQIIDGKKLAKEIREQIAKEVEELKQTKNITPGLAVVLVGDDPASHAYVKMKAKACKEAGIYSITHEMPSSISQDEIEKTILMMNQNPNIDGILVQLPLPSHIDTTKILELIDPKKDVDGFHAYNFGRLMTGLDGFVPCTPLGVMEMLKTYNIDPKGKDACIVGASNIVGKPMAALLLNAFATVDICHIYTKDLAEHTKRADILVVGVGKAGLITEDMVKDGAIVIDIGINRLEDGSLVGDVDYEAVAPKCSYITPVPGGVGPMTIAMLLKNTLKAAKERA